The Amblyomma americanum isolate KBUSLIRL-KWMA chromosome 6, ASM5285725v1, whole genome shotgun sequence genome has a window encoding:
- the LOC144095035 gene encoding uncharacterized protein LOC144095035 — protein MFPDSEIAKGFSCGERKCAYITCHGLRPFFLSSLQRAIEWCENYVVLFDESANECLQEKQMDVHIRFWDSSRKVVTKYYTSVFMGHATAEDIKDELLSALEPLPLAKILQISMDRPNVNLKFFKMLQSHLQQNFQVHCLDLGTCSLHTVYNAYKAGVIASKWGLDTLLSSLSALFEDAPARRHDFSALTGKAVFPLKYVAHRWVENVAVIERAPELWSDVKKFVESARKKQVSLRKCVSFQNIVEFIQDTLVVAKLNFALSVAATLKPFLMEFQTDKPMLFLLARDLETIVRKLMTKFIKCSTLSSATGITGMLQIDIEDPKNHTPLEKVDVGHTVEQILKKCNASAKDIFQFKMECKQFLVAVTKKVLEKSPLRFTVVRGLSSLDPRQMCCRPNECLAGLKKVLEALIAAGRLTDQRRDSVLAEYTELLHEKHQLRLFEKATSLDTFFSELMQFNASYAELWKVVKSLLVLSHGQATVERGFSINRQISVENLKGLFYISQRIVCDAVEKAGGIFNIVIIKDLRKAVSAARHHYSAYLEAQKRLEQECVKQSKKRCAEAQLDSFNKKRKILEAAVSDLTASADDCAEKAEAANDLTYIIKSNYMRKAAKAKAEQLLNLNKEIEAKLQEVS, from the coding sequence ATGTTTCCTGATAGCGAGATCGCTAAAGGCTTCTCATGTGGTGAGAGGAAATGTGCTTACATAACCTGCCACGGCCTCAGACCTTTTTTTCTGTCATCGCTGCAACGAGCTATAGAATGGTGCGAGAACTATGTCGTACTTTTTGATGAGTCTGCTAACGAATGCCTTCAAGAAAAGCAAATGGACGTGCACATAAGATTTTGGGACTCGTCCAGAAAGGTGGTAACGAAGTACTACACTTCTGTTTTCATGGGGCACGCAACGGCTGAGGATATTAAAGACGAACTTCTGAGTGCACTAGAACCGTTGCCACTGGCGAAGATTCTTCAAATCTCAATGGACAGACCCAACGTGAACCTGAAGTTCTTCAAGATGCTGCAATCTCACCTGCAGCAGAACTTTCAAGTCCACTGTCTTGACTTGGGTACTTGCAGCCTTCACACTGTGTACAATGCCTACAAGGCAGGCGTCATAGCGAGCAAGTGGGGACTCGACACCCTTTTGTCCAGTCTGAGTGCACTGTTTGAGGATGCCCCTGCAAGGAGGCATGATTTTTCAGCACTCACTGGGAAGGCAGTATTTCCTCTGAAATATGTTGCCCATCGCTGGGTTGAGAATGTGGCAGTCATCGAAAGAGCTCCGGAACTCTGGAGTGATGTGAAGAAGTTTGTGGAATCCGCAAGGAAGAAGCAAGTGAGTCTGCGAAAGTGTGTGTCTTTTCAGAACATTGTTGAATTCATTCAGGACACATTAGTAGTGGCAAAGCTGAATTTTGCTCTTAGTGTTGCTGCCACACTGAAGCCATTCCTAATGGAATTCCAAACAGACAAACCGATGTTATTTCTTCTGGCGAGAGACTTGGAGACGATAGTCAGAAAGTTAATGACAAAATTTATCAAGTGTTCTACATTGTCTTCAGCAACGGGGATCACAGGCATGCTGCAAATTGATATAGAGGACCCAAAGAATCATACACCACTGGAAAAAGTGGATGTTGGTCACACAGTCGAACAAATCCTGAAgaagtgcaatgcaagtgcaaaAGATATATTTCAGTTCAAGATGGAGTGTAAGCAGTTCCTAGTCGCAGTGACGAAGAAGGTCCTTGAGAAGAGCCCCTTGAGGTTCACAGTGGTTAGAGGCCTTTCCTCGCTTGACCCTCGACAAATGTGCTGCAGGCCTAATGAGTGCCTGGCAGGCCTCAAGAAAGTGTTGGAAGCACTCATTGCGGCAGGGAGGCTGACAGATCAGCGTCGAGACTCTGTACTTGCAGAGTACACGGAGCTGTTGCATGAAAAACATCAACTGCGACTTTTCGAGAAAGCCACCAGTCTGGACACCTTTTTTAGTGAACTTATGCAATTCAATGCTTCTTATGCAGAGCTGTGGAAAGTTGTAAAATCTTTGCTTGTGCTAAGCCATGGTCAGGCAACTGTTGAGAGAGGCTTTAGCATAAACCGACAGATCTCTGTAGAGAACTTGAAAGGCCTCTTTTACATCTCACAACGAATTGTGTGCGATGCAGTGGAAAAAGCAGGTGGTATCTTTAACATTGTCATCATAAAAGATTTGAGGAAGGCGGTATCAGCTGCAAGGCATCATTATAGTGCTTacttggaagcccagaaaaggctGGAACAAGAATGTGTCAAGCAGTCAAAAAAGCGCTGTGCTGAGGCCCAGCTTGACAGCttcaataaaaaaaggaagatacTGGAAGCAGCTGTTAGCGATCTGACTGCATCAGCAGACGACTGTGCTGAAAAGGCGGAAGCAGCCAATGACCTCACTTACATAATCAAATCAAATTATATGAGAAAAGCAGCAAAGGCTAAGGCTGAGCAATTGTTAAACctcaacaaagagattgaggcaaAGCTTCAGGAGGTCTCTTGA